A stretch of the Chitinophaga sp. Cy-1792 genome encodes the following:
- a CDS encoding FecR family protein: MHHPADYYQQLMARYLEGTCTPEEAQELLEWLDSSESRRLGLDMMRYEFERAMSEPVSVPEAMSSRIEMRLLQEISKKKKTPVYQLHGRKWIAAAAAMAAAIVATGLWVRRQPHTAPKVEAVAMKVQDARPGTDKAILTLADGSKVTLDSAGNQVIVQGGTQVKQKNGQLLYESAGNTTQAVTYNMLAVPRGGQFKIVLPDGSTVWLNSASSLRYPTAFTGATRTVEIQGQAFFEVAQNSDKPFIVQADKTSILVLGTGFDIMSYPDEKEQRTTLVSGSVKVKVGNTEKYLKPGQQVALDHTTGVATVQDADVQGVIAWKTGFFEFENTGLSVILRQLGRWYDLDIEDNFTNSTCRLGGRISRNLPLSEILPMLKSAGADFKIHGRTLTVTAAAK, encoded by the coding sequence ATGCATCACCCAGCAGATTATTACCAGCAATTAATGGCCAGGTACCTGGAAGGTACGTGCACTCCTGAAGAAGCGCAGGAGTTACTGGAATGGCTCGATTCTTCTGAATCGCGTCGTTTGGGTTTGGATATGATGCGGTATGAATTTGAGCGTGCGATGTCGGAGCCCGTATCTGTGCCGGAGGCGATGAGCAGCAGGATAGAGATGAGGTTATTGCAGGAGATCAGTAAAAAGAAGAAAACACCGGTATACCAGTTGCATGGCAGGAAGTGGATAGCAGCGGCAGCAGCGATGGCGGCGGCGATAGTGGCAACGGGGTTATGGGTGAGGCGTCAGCCGCATACGGCACCGAAAGTGGAGGCCGTTGCGATGAAGGTGCAGGATGCAAGGCCGGGAACAGACAAGGCTATCCTGACACTGGCAGATGGATCAAAAGTAACTTTAGATAGCGCAGGAAACCAGGTAATTGTGCAGGGTGGGACACAGGTAAAGCAAAAAAATGGTCAGCTGTTATATGAATCAGCTGGCAATACTACACAGGCTGTAACTTATAATATGCTTGCTGTGCCAAGAGGGGGACAATTCAAGATTGTATTACCTGATGGATCAACAGTCTGGCTTAATTCGGCTTCCAGCTTGCGCTATCCTACTGCATTTACAGGGGCAACCCGCACAGTAGAGATACAGGGGCAGGCCTTTTTTGAGGTAGCACAGAATAGTGACAAGCCATTTATAGTACAGGCAGACAAAACGTCTATCCTGGTGCTGGGAACCGGTTTTGATATTATGTCGTATCCCGATGAGAAAGAGCAGCGTACCACTTTGGTAAGCGGATCAGTGAAAGTAAAAGTAGGGAATACAGAAAAATACCTGAAGCCGGGGCAGCAGGTTGCTCTCGATCACACGACCGGAGTTGCTACTGTACAAGATGCGGATGTACAGGGCGTTATAGCCTGGAAAACCGGCTTCTTTGAATTTGAAAATACAGGATTGTCCGTGATACTCAGGCAACTGGGAAGATGGTATGATCTGGATATAGAAGATAATTTCACTAATAGTACCTGTAGATTAGGAGGTCGTATCAGCCGTAATCTGCCACTATCAGAAATATTACCTATGCTAAAGAGTGCGGGGGCTGATTTCAAAATACATGGAAGAACATTAACCGTAACTGCAGCAGCTAAATAA
- a CDS encoding RagB/SusD family nutrient uptake outer membrane protein, with translation MKRNFFKYIIAAAGGFIMLAACSKSFLTVDPKGTPNENNYYRNQTEVFNGLVAVYDVLGWQGNAYITKTGMADAASDDHYAGGGSSTDVSAFQVMSNYTVDPATGPSAELWQKGYAGIFRANLLLTKIPKATMDDNVKKRYIAECKVMRAYFYFDLIRLFKNIPLILKPLETSEFYNVVQADPADVWKQIEQDLKDAIAETNLPDVVSGAEAGRMNQGIAHALLGKVYLWEQKYTESAAEFQQVNGATPGASKYGYQLLPNFADLWVFKNKFNSESIFEIDFSTLSGGTWDCTSCTEGNVLNVMVGPRGYSAQNGGPDYYSGWSFLPVTQSLYDALHYDPRFSATILDVDSLKKNKLAVYAEGYMNTGYFLAKFAPKNSDKTTGTGNTELNFGQDLYEIRLADAYLMEAEALVRGGQSGAAGSRAYTLLNAVRGRVKLNPLPATIDNILNERRLELAGEGHRWFDLIRTGQAATVLASRGFKAGKNEILPIPLQELENTKILQNKEYGGTK, from the coding sequence ATGAAAAGGAATTTCTTTAAATATATCATAGCTGCTGCCGGTGGATTCATTATGCTGGCAGCATGCAGCAAAAGTTTTCTGACTGTTGATCCGAAAGGAACACCAAATGAAAATAACTACTATCGTAACCAGACAGAAGTCTTCAACGGACTCGTAGCTGTATACGATGTATTAGGTTGGCAGGGCAACGCCTATATCACTAAAACGGGTATGGCGGATGCTGCATCTGATGACCATTACGCAGGAGGCGGTAGCTCCACGGACGTGTCTGCATTCCAGGTAATGTCTAACTATACCGTTGATCCTGCAACGGGCCCATCAGCCGAATTATGGCAGAAAGGTTATGCGGGCATTTTCCGTGCTAACCTGTTGCTGACCAAAATTCCAAAAGCAACAATGGACGATAATGTGAAAAAGAGATACATCGCAGAATGTAAAGTGATGCGTGCCTATTTCTATTTTGATCTGATCCGTCTGTTCAAAAATATTCCGCTTATCCTGAAGCCACTGGAAACCAGTGAATTCTATAATGTTGTTCAGGCAGACCCTGCGGATGTATGGAAGCAAATCGAACAAGACCTGAAGGATGCCATCGCTGAAACCAACTTGCCAGATGTAGTTTCAGGTGCAGAAGCAGGGCGTATGAACCAGGGTATTGCACACGCTTTACTTGGTAAAGTATATCTGTGGGAACAGAAATACACCGAATCTGCTGCTGAATTCCAACAGGTAAATGGTGCAACACCTGGTGCCAGCAAATATGGATATCAATTACTGCCTAATTTCGCTGATCTGTGGGTCTTTAAAAATAAATTCAACTCAGAATCTATTTTTGAAATAGACTTTTCTACGCTTAGCGGTGGTACCTGGGATTGTACTTCCTGTACAGAAGGAAATGTGTTGAACGTAATGGTCGGACCTCGCGGGTACTCTGCACAAAATGGGGGACCAGACTATTACTCAGGCTGGAGTTTCTTACCTGTAACACAGTCACTCTACGATGCATTGCATTACGATCCTCGCTTTAGCGCTACCATCCTTGATGTGGATAGTCTGAAGAAAAATAAACTTGCTGTTTACGCTGAAGGTTATATGAATACAGGATACTTCCTGGCAAAATTTGCTCCTAAAAATTCAGATAAAACTACCGGTACCGGTAATACAGAACTGAACTTCGGTCAGGACCTGTATGAAATCCGTCTGGCAGATGCTTACCTGATGGAAGCAGAAGCGCTGGTAAGAGGTGGACAAAGCGGCGCTGCCGGCAGCCGTGCATACACCCTGCTGAATGCAGTTCGCGGTCGTGTAAAACTGAACCCGCTGCCAGCTACTATCGATAATATCCTGAATGAAAGAAGACTGGAACTGGCAGGTGAAGGCCATCGTTGGTTTGACCTGATCAGAACTGGCCAGGCTGCTACCGTTCTCGCCAGCAGAGGTTTCAAAGCCGGTAAAAATGAAATCCTTCCTATTCCGTTACAGGAACTGGAAAACACTAAAATTCTCCAGAATAAAGAATATGGTGGTACTAAATAA
- a CDS encoding YheT family hydrolase: MPLVHSSEYKAPLLLRNRHLLTVFPTLFRKVALPAYRRERINTSDGDFLDLDFSEKGNDRIVIILHGLEGSASRHYVLGMVHIFNGAGYDTVSMNFRGCSGEPNRNLRFYHSGDTGDLDQVISYVSSLGRYRHIHLVGFSLGGNVTLKYVGERGETISPLIKSAVAISVPCDLTSSSVELAKSHNRVYMSRFIRNLGDKLSQKQARFPRELDMSGYDKIRSFREFDDRYTAPIHGFKDALQYWYVSSSVRYLDKVSIPTLLINAADDPFLSKECYPYEIAEHHPYFHMEVPEKGGHVGFVNFGVDYYWSERRALVFTEEVSAKV, from the coding sequence ATGCCACTAGTACACTCATCAGAATATAAGGCGCCGTTGTTATTGCGTAATCGTCACCTGCTGACGGTATTTCCTACCTTGTTCAGGAAGGTGGCGTTGCCGGCATACAGGCGGGAGCGTATCAACACTTCAGACGGGGATTTCCTGGACCTGGACTTCAGTGAGAAGGGTAACGACCGTATCGTGATCATTTTGCATGGTCTGGAAGGTAGTGCCAGTCGCCATTATGTGTTGGGGATGGTACATATCTTCAATGGTGCCGGGTATGACACGGTATCCATGAACTTCAGGGGCTGCAGTGGAGAGCCTAACCGGAATTTAAGGTTTTACCATAGTGGCGATACCGGTGATCTGGACCAGGTAATTAGTTATGTATCTTCCCTGGGAAGGTACAGGCATATTCACCTGGTAGGTTTTTCATTGGGGGGCAATGTGACGTTGAAGTATGTAGGAGAGCGCGGGGAAACGATCTCCCCCCTGATAAAGTCAGCGGTGGCTATATCTGTGCCCTGTGATCTGACCAGCAGTTCAGTAGAGCTGGCAAAATCGCATAACCGGGTATATATGTCGCGGTTTATCAGGAATCTGGGAGATAAGCTGTCGCAGAAGCAGGCACGGTTTCCCAGGGAGCTGGATATGAGCGGATATGATAAGATCAGGAGTTTCCGGGAGTTTGATGACAGGTATACGGCACCGATTCATGGTTTTAAAGATGCCTTGCAATATTGGTATGTTTCCAGTTCGGTAAGGTACCTGGACAAGGTGAGTATTCCGACATTATTGATAAATGCGGCGGACGATCCTTTTTTAAGTAAAGAGTGTTATCCGTATGAAATTGCGGAGCATCATCCTTATTTTCATATGGAAGTTCCGGAGAAGGGAGGACATGTAGGTTTTGTGAATTTTGGCGTTGATTATTATTGGTCTGAGCGGAGGGCGTTGGTGTTTACGGAGGAAGTATCGGCGAAGGTGTAA
- a CDS encoding TonB-dependent receptor has translation MKLTAFLLLAACLHISAKGLSQQITLSEKGAPLKKVLKEVARQAGISVVYDETQLSATYPVTISVKNVSVETALDKALAGQPLTYKMEGSRITLVKENVVTAAAADSSITVTGRILDEKGEPILGATVRVQGTNIGAATDVTGKFSLKVPGPKSQLAFSFIGYTQQILQASTSPMTVKLALSATSLTETVVVGYGVQKKSVVTGSISSIKSAEFENAPVTRVEQVLQGRTSGVTVVSASGQPGSAAAVRIRGNTSINNNDPLWVVDGIVVDNGGISYLNQSDIESMEVLKDAASAAIYGTRAANGVILVTTKKGKEGKLRVSYNGYVGTSAPAKKLKMLDATQYATLINEAKVNDGQPIKYANPSSLGKGTDWQDQIFNNSAMRQSHEISLSGGNDRSTFYTSFGYMKQEGIVASDISNYQRAAYRLNSTHKIAKWLTFGQNLGYAYEKNAGLGNTNSEFGGPLSSAINLDPITPVIVTDPAIAGAAPYSTKPVVRDANGNPYGISSTVVQEITNPLAYIQTRLGNFNWSHNLVGNAYLEAEIIKGLKFRSNFGGKLAFWGYDNFTPIYYLNSSTGRDQTIFTRDQNNSYAYNLENTLSYTKTINKHDFSVLLGQGAYMDNHTVNTNVAYTGIAATSFKEASQNYKIPQTSRAGSGSDGQEHHVSSLFARLNYNYGEKYMFTGILRRDGSSRFGPAHQYGVFPSVSGGWVPTKENFWPENKVVDFLKIRGGYGTVGNDNIVDNGFNPTIGDGRNYTLGTGGAILIGNSPNAPANKDLHWEETRQANIGFDMAFLQHFNFTFDWFNKKTVGILMYPRIPTYTGAYGNPPANVADNQNRGIDLELGYHGKVGPVQLNVNGNASYVKNKVLYLGQGIQYITTNQQTFQSSTYPITRTIVGNPLNAFYGFKTNGIFQTQADVDNYKDAKGNKIQPNAKPGDFRWVDTNGDGQITEADRQILGNPMPTWTYGLNLSATYKNFDLSVFAQGAGGNKIFQGLRRLDIKEANWQTKALGRWTGEGTSNDYPRMTLDDPNRNYSNPSDFYLEKGDYVRLKVLQIGYTLSNGVVKRIGAQRIRVYVTGENLFTITKYTGFDPEIGGTVSSIDRGIYPQARSFMAGLNVTF, from the coding sequence ATGAAATTGACTGCCTTTTTGCTGCTTGCAGCGTGCTTACATATCAGCGCAAAAGGATTGTCGCAGCAGATCACACTCTCCGAAAAGGGTGCTCCTCTGAAAAAAGTACTGAAAGAGGTAGCCCGCCAGGCAGGAATCTCTGTGGTTTATGATGAAACCCAACTGTCGGCAACTTATCCAGTTACTATCTCCGTAAAAAATGTTTCTGTTGAAACCGCGCTGGATAAAGCACTCGCGGGGCAGCCACTGACCTATAAAATGGAAGGCTCCCGCATTACGCTCGTTAAGGAAAATGTTGTGACTGCGGCTGCTGCCGACTCCTCTATCACCGTTACCGGTAGAATACTGGACGAGAAAGGTGAGCCCATCCTCGGTGCTACCGTTCGCGTACAAGGGACCAATATCGGTGCTGCTACCGATGTTACCGGGAAATTTTCCCTCAAAGTTCCCGGCCCTAAATCCCAACTGGCTTTTTCTTTTATCGGTTATACTCAGCAGATATTGCAGGCGTCAACAAGCCCGATGACTGTTAAACTGGCACTTTCTGCCACCTCCCTGACCGAAACAGTAGTAGTAGGTTATGGTGTACAGAAGAAAAGTGTAGTAACAGGTTCTATCTCCTCCATCAAATCCGCTGAATTCGAAAACGCACCGGTAACCCGCGTTGAGCAAGTGCTCCAGGGCCGTACTTCCGGTGTAACCGTAGTATCTGCATCTGGTCAGCCAGGATCCGCTGCTGCTGTACGTATCCGTGGTAATACCAGTATCAATAATAACGATCCGCTGTGGGTAGTGGATGGTATCGTAGTAGATAACGGTGGTATCAGTTACCTGAACCAGTCCGATATCGAAAGCATGGAAGTACTGAAAGATGCGGCTTCAGCTGCTATCTACGGTACACGTGCTGCCAACGGTGTTATCCTTGTAACTACCAAAAAAGGTAAAGAAGGTAAACTGAGAGTGAGCTATAACGGTTACGTAGGTACTTCTGCTCCTGCTAAGAAACTGAAAATGCTGGACGCTACTCAGTACGCTACCCTCATCAACGAAGCTAAAGTAAATGATGGCCAGCCAATTAAATACGCTAATCCTTCTTCATTAGGCAAAGGTACCGACTGGCAGGACCAGATCTTCAACAACTCCGCTATGCGTCAGAGTCATGAGATCAGCCTGAGTGGTGGTAATGATCGTTCTACTTTCTACACTTCCTTTGGTTATATGAAGCAGGAAGGTATCGTAGCTTCTGATATTTCTAATTATCAACGTGCTGCTTACCGTCTGAACTCTACTCATAAAATTGCTAAATGGTTAACTTTCGGTCAGAACCTGGGTTATGCTTATGAGAAAAACGCAGGCCTGGGTAATACTAACTCTGAGTTTGGCGGACCGCTGAGCTCTGCTATCAACCTGGACCCAATCACTCCGGTTATCGTTACTGATCCTGCTATTGCGGGCGCAGCTCCTTATAGCACTAAACCTGTTGTAAGAGATGCAAATGGAAATCCTTATGGTATTTCTAGCACCGTAGTTCAAGAAATAACCAACCCGCTGGCTTATATTCAAACCAGATTGGGTAATTTCAACTGGTCACATAACCTGGTAGGTAATGCTTATCTGGAAGCAGAAATCATCAAAGGACTGAAATTTAGATCCAACTTTGGTGGTAAACTGGCATTCTGGGGATACGACAACTTTACCCCGATTTATTACCTTAACTCTTCTACAGGTAGAGACCAAACTATATTTACCAGAGACCAGAATAATAGCTACGCCTACAACCTGGAAAATACATTAAGCTATACCAAAACTATTAATAAACACGATTTCAGTGTATTATTAGGTCAGGGCGCTTATATGGATAACCATACCGTAAATACGAACGTTGCTTATACTGGTATTGCTGCCACATCTTTTAAAGAAGCTTCTCAAAACTATAAAATACCTCAAACCAGTCGCGCTGGTAGTGGTAGCGATGGTCAGGAACATCATGTGTCCTCATTATTTGCACGTCTGAATTATAACTATGGTGAAAAATATATGTTCACTGGTATTCTTCGTCGTGATGGTTCCAGCAGATTCGGCCCTGCGCATCAATATGGTGTGTTCCCATCCGTATCTGGTGGCTGGGTACCAACAAAAGAAAACTTCTGGCCTGAAAATAAAGTGGTTGACTTCCTGAAGATCCGTGGTGGTTACGGTACTGTAGGTAATGATAATATCGTTGATAATGGTTTCAATCCAACTATCGGTGATGGTAGGAACTATACTTTAGGAACAGGTGGAGCTATCCTGATTGGTAACAGCCCTAATGCTCCTGCCAATAAAGATCTCCACTGGGAAGAAACCCGTCAGGCAAATATTGGATTTGACATGGCCTTCCTGCAACATTTCAATTTTACCTTTGACTGGTTTAACAAAAAAACAGTAGGTATCCTGATGTACCCACGTATCCCTACTTACACTGGTGCTTATGGTAACCCTCCTGCTAACGTGGCTGATAACCAAAACCGCGGTATCGACCTGGAACTGGGCTACCATGGTAAAGTTGGACCGGTGCAGTTGAATGTAAACGGTAATGCATCTTATGTGAAAAATAAAGTGCTCTACCTCGGGCAGGGTATTCAATATATTACTACCAACCAGCAAACATTCCAGAGCTCTACTTACCCTATCACACGTACCATCGTTGGTAATCCACTCAATGCATTCTATGGTTTCAAAACCAATGGTATATTCCAGACACAAGCGGATGTGGATAACTATAAAGATGCAAAAGGAAATAAAATCCAACCTAATGCTAAACCAGGTGACTTCCGTTGGGTAGATACCAATGGTGATGGACAGATCACAGAAGCTGACCGTCAGATCCTGGGTAACCCAATGCCTACCTGGACATATGGTCTGAATCTATCTGCTACCTATAAAAACTTCGACCTGAGCGTATTTGCACAGGGCGCAGGTGGCAACAAAATCTTCCAGGGTCTTCGTCGTCTGGATATCAAAGAAGCTAACTGGCAGACTAAAGCCCTCGGCCGCTGGACAGGTGAAGGAACTTCCAATGATTACCCTCGTATGACCCTGGATGATCCTAACCGTAACTACTCTAATCCTTCTGACTTCTACCTGGAAAAAGGAGACTACGTACGTCTGAAAGTATTACAGATCGGTTACACCCTGTCAAACGGCGTGGTGAAACGTATCGGCGCTCAGCGTATACGCGTTTATGTGACTGGTGAGAACCTGTTCACCATTACTAAATACACTGGATTCGATCCTGAGATCGGTGGAACTGTATCGAGCATTGACCGTGGTATCTATCCACAGGCCCGCTCCTTCATGGCTGGTTTGAATGTTACTTTCTGA
- a CDS encoding helix-turn-helix domain-containing protein has protein sequence MKLPVLGIEKIFDLPYKQEDFKILYHAPINEPVIAHAHKHDFYMLLLIERGSGSHTIDFIEYPVEKNTIFFLAPAQAHQWNISPDARGYQVMFSPAFLAQKGPLWPFFTPSALPLLQLRQEEYQLISEEFTKMTTEAANKEPFASQVLYHRLQTILLLLQRWYNVAHPEISASTEHHIINKFLHLLEEHYFQHSTVQFYADKLLISPSYLNQVCSRESGRTAGEYIRERILLEAKRLLTLTTMDIREIAYTLGFKDSSYFSRFFRKYTGNTPLEFRRKS, from the coding sequence ATGAAATTACCGGTACTTGGTATAGAAAAAATATTTGATCTGCCCTACAAACAGGAAGACTTTAAAATCCTCTATCATGCGCCCATCAATGAGCCGGTCATTGCGCACGCACATAAGCACGACTTTTACATGCTACTGCTAATCGAGCGCGGCAGTGGCTCTCATACAATAGATTTTATTGAATACCCTGTTGAAAAAAATACCATTTTTTTTCTTGCACCCGCACAGGCTCATCAGTGGAATATTTCCCCGGATGCCCGCGGCTACCAGGTAATGTTTTCGCCCGCTTTCCTTGCCCAGAAAGGCCCGTTATGGCCCTTCTTCACCCCATCCGCCCTTCCCCTGCTCCAACTTCGCCAGGAAGAATACCAGCTGATCAGTGAAGAATTTACTAAAATGACCACTGAGGCCGCCAATAAGGAGCCCTTCGCCAGCCAGGTGCTGTACCATCGCCTACAGACCATCCTGCTGCTGCTCCAACGCTGGTACAATGTAGCCCACCCGGAAATATCTGCCAGTACCGAACATCATATCATCAATAAATTCCTGCACCTGCTCGAAGAACATTATTTCCAGCACAGCACCGTGCAATTCTATGCCGATAAATTACTCATCTCTCCCAGCTATCTCAACCAGGTATGCAGCAGAGAATCCGGCCGTACCGCCGGCGAATACATCCGGGAGCGCATCCTTCTTGAAGCCAAAAGACTGCTCACCCTCACCACCATGGACATCCGCGAAATAGCCTATACCCTCGGCTTCAAAGACAGCTCCTACTTCTCCCGCTTCTTCCGCAAATACACCGGCAATACCCCGTTGGAATTCCGCCGCAAGTCATAA
- a CDS encoding family 16 glycosylhydrolase: MKMVASFSLSLVLAAQLCLANSDTTAPKKLPIPEDKGWSFEKTPVWSDEFNYTGMPDSSKWGYDIGGRGWGNHELQYYTNNGNAYVANGVLTISAKKEEKEGMHYTSARLVSKGKGDFLYGRFEIRAKLPQGKGTWPAIWMLPTDWAYGGWPESGEIDIMEHVGYDPGQVHITAHTKAYYFKINTQKTSIKKVDSIYTAFHTYRLDWTPATLRGYIDDQFVFEMKNEGQGYLVWPFDKRFHMLLNVAVGGDWGGKEGVDENIFPANMLVDYVRVYKMIDKP, translated from the coding sequence ATGAAAATGGTTGCCAGCTTTAGCCTGTCTCTCGTACTGGCTGCGCAGTTATGCCTCGCCAACAGCGATACTACTGCTCCTAAAAAACTCCCCATCCCCGAAGATAAAGGCTGGTCTTTTGAAAAAACGCCCGTTTGGTCGGACGAATTTAACTATACCGGCATGCCTGATTCTTCAAAATGGGGCTATGACATAGGCGGCCGCGGCTGGGGAAATCACGAACTACAATATTATACGAATAACGGTAACGCATATGTTGCCAATGGTGTACTCACTATCTCTGCTAAAAAAGAAGAGAAAGAAGGGATGCACTATACTTCTGCAAGACTGGTCAGCAAAGGTAAAGGCGACTTCCTCTATGGCCGTTTTGAAATAAGGGCCAAACTCCCCCAGGGAAAAGGTACATGGCCCGCTATCTGGATGCTGCCCACAGACTGGGCTTACGGCGGATGGCCGGAATCAGGCGAAATCGATATCATGGAACACGTGGGCTACGACCCCGGACAGGTACATATCACCGCACATACCAAAGCGTACTACTTTAAAATAAATACGCAGAAAACAAGTATTAAAAAGGTTGACAGCATTTATACTGCTTTCCATACCTACAGGCTAGACTGGACTCCCGCCACATTACGTGGGTACATCGATGACCAATTCGTGTTCGAAATGAAAAATGAAGGACAGGGATACCTGGTATGGCCTTTTGATAAAAGATTTCATATGCTGCTTAATGTCGCCGTAGGTGGCGACTGGGGCGGAAAAGAAGGCGTAGATGAAAATATCTTCCCTGCAAATATGCTGGTCGATTATGTGAGAGTGTATAAAATGATCGATAAACCTTAA
- a CDS encoding glycoside hydrolase family 30 beta sandwich domain-containing protein produces the protein MKANRNIFIYTLTLLLAGTASFAQNKNNKTAKSNVEAWISNPDKSALLQKQDAVSFNTTDNGNPVIDVDARTTYQSIDGFGFTLTGGSAEHINKMPAAAQDALLKELFLTNGNGIGISYLRISIGASDLSSSVFTYDDVPAGETDVNLQHFTIEKEKTDLLPVLKKILALNPKIKILGSPWTAPVWMKSNQNSVGGSLKPEYYQAYANYFVKYIQAMKAAGINIDAITIQNEPLHGGNNPSMVMHAEEQRDFVKSALGPTFKKANLKTKIILYDHNCDKPDYPMTVLADKDAYPYVDGSAFHLYGGKIDAMSTVHDAYPKKNLYFTEQWSDSKGRFDRELTGNITRLTIGATRNWSRNVLQWNLTSNPEMTPHTDRGGCGQCLGGVTIDGANITRNSSYYVIGHASKFVAPGSVRIASNLPEHLDNVAFKTPSGKKVLIVVNNNDQPAQFQIRENGKLAGVQLNSHAVGTYVW, from the coding sequence ATGAAGGCAAACAGAAATATCTTCATATATACTTTAACGTTATTACTGGCGGGAACAGCTTCCTTTGCCCAGAATAAAAATAACAAAACTGCGAAATCCAATGTGGAAGCATGGATCAGCAATCCGGACAAATCTGCATTACTGCAAAAACAGGATGCGGTGTCTTTTAATACCACAGATAACGGAAATCCTGTTATCGATGTAGATGCCAGAACTACCTATCAGTCTATTGATGGATTCGGCTTTACCCTCACCGGCGGAAGCGCGGAACATATCAATAAAATGCCCGCAGCCGCACAGGATGCCCTATTAAAAGAACTCTTCCTGACCAACGGTAACGGCATCGGCATCAGCTACCTGCGTATCAGCATCGGTGCTTCTGACCTGAGTTCTTCTGTATTTACCTATGACGATGTACCCGCAGGAGAAACAGATGTTAACCTGCAACATTTTACTATTGAGAAAGAAAAAACAGATCTTCTTCCTGTACTGAAAAAGATATTGGCACTCAATCCGAAAATTAAAATACTGGGTTCTCCATGGACAGCTCCCGTGTGGATGAAGTCTAATCAGAACTCCGTTGGTGGCAGCCTGAAACCGGAATATTACCAGGCCTACGCCAACTATTTCGTGAAATATATACAGGCGATGAAAGCTGCCGGCATCAACATCGATGCAATCACTATTCAGAATGAGCCCCTGCATGGCGGCAACAACCCTAGTATGGTGATGCACGCGGAAGAACAGCGCGATTTCGTGAAGTCTGCACTGGGACCAACTTTCAAAAAGGCAAATCTCAAAACGAAAATTATTCTCTACGATCATAACTGTGATAAGCCGGATTATCCGATGACTGTCCTGGCAGACAAAGACGCTTATCCTTATGTAGATGGATCTGCATTTCACCTGTATGGTGGTAAGATTGACGCGATGTCTACCGTACATGATGCCTATCCAAAGAAGAATTTATACTTCACAGAACAGTGGTCTGATTCCAAAGGCCGCTTCGACCGTGAACTGACAGGAAATATCACCCGCCTGACGATCGGCGCCACCAGAAACTGGAGCCGTAACGTACTGCAGTGGAACCTGACTTCCAATCCTGAGATGACACCGCATACCGACAGAGGTGGCTGTGGTCAGTGCCTGGGGGGCGTTACCATCGATGGTGCCAACATCACCCGCAACTCTTCTTACTATGTGATCGGACATGCTTCTAAATTTGTAGCACCAGGATCTGTAAGAATCGCATCCAACCTGCCGGAACACCTCGACAACGTAGCATTCAAAACACCG
- a CDS encoding RNA polymerase sigma factor: MERMPSEEEVLTRMRDGDESAFSAIYRHYHPGLYVYLLRFCKVPSLAEDLVHDVFLKVWEIRERINPQLTFGGYLYRIARNHVLKTIHKLADDHELRAQLFMQLQERESANEVDVQSKEYERLFREALEGLTEQRKNVFRLCRQEGKTYDEAAAILGISRSAVKKHMVSSMRFIQDYIYRHGDILVASCLLAFLLC; encoded by the coding sequence ATGGAGCGAATGCCATCCGAAGAGGAAGTGTTAACCAGAATGCGTGATGGAGATGAATCTGCCTTTTCAGCTATTTATCGGCACTATCACCCTGGTCTGTATGTTTATCTGCTACGTTTTTGCAAGGTTCCTTCCCTGGCGGAAGACCTGGTGCATGACGTGTTTTTAAAGGTATGGGAAATACGGGAACGCATTAACCCTCAACTAACATTCGGTGGTTATCTGTACAGGATAGCCAGAAATCATGTATTAAAGACGATTCACAAATTAGCTGACGACCATGAGCTCAGGGCGCAACTCTTTATGCAGTTGCAGGAGCGCGAGTCGGCCAATGAAGTGGATGTACAATCTAAGGAGTATGAACGTTTATTCCGGGAGGCGCTGGAAGGGCTGACAGAGCAGCGGAAAAATGTTTTTCGTTTATGCCGTCAGGAAGGGAAGACCTATGATGAAGCGGCGGCCATACTGGGCATTTCAAGGAGTGCAGTCAAGAAGCATATGGTATCGAGTATGCGATTTATACAGGATTATATTTACAGGCATGGCGACATTCTGGTGGCCTCCTGTTTACTCGCTTTTCTCCTCTGTTAA